The Chryseobacterium sp. 52 genome includes a region encoding these proteins:
- a CDS encoding cryptochrome/photolyase family protein: MKKINIFWFRRDLRLEDNCGLYNALKSGLKVLPVFIFDTDILDRLSDKNDKRVDYIHQAIMKINDELKEHKTALKVFHGKPLAIFKQLSEDFEIDTVFCNRDYEPQAIQRDQTISEFLNEKNIQFSDHRDQVVFEPNDILKSDHSPYTVFTPYSKKWKEKVNTIEIENFPVDFSNFLNLKTDVISLQEIGFADTGIEYTKPSLDAKIIDSYHQNRDYPALDHTTHLGIALRFGTISLRKCVQFAQKHSETWLNELIWREFFMQILFHFPYVVNDCFKKKYENIEWRNDENEFKLWCEGKTGYPIVDAGMRELNQTGFMHNRVRMIVASFLTKHLLIDWRWGEAYFAEKLLDYDLSANNGNWQWAAGCGCDAAPYFRIFNPEEQTKKFDKDLKYIKKWLSEDFVLSRPIVDHKYARERALKTYKKGLS; the protein is encoded by the coding sequence ATGAAGAAGATTAATATTTTCTGGTTCAGAAGAGATCTGAGGCTTGAAGACAATTGTGGCTTATATAATGCTTTAAAATCAGGTTTAAAAGTGCTTCCTGTTTTCATCTTTGATACCGATATTTTAGACAGACTCAGTGATAAAAATGATAAAAGGGTAGACTATATTCATCAGGCGATAATGAAAATCAATGATGAATTAAAAGAGCATAAAACGGCTCTTAAAGTATTTCATGGAAAACCTTTAGCAATATTTAAACAGTTGTCGGAGGATTTTGAAATCGATACTGTTTTTTGTAACCGTGATTATGAGCCTCAGGCCATACAAAGAGACCAAACAATATCTGAATTTCTGAATGAAAAAAATATACAATTTTCAGATCACAGGGATCAGGTTGTGTTTGAGCCAAATGATATTCTTAAAAGTGATCATTCTCCTTATACCGTTTTTACGCCCTATTCAAAAAAATGGAAAGAAAAGGTAAATACAATTGAAATCGAAAATTTTCCCGTAGATTTTTCAAATTTTCTCAATTTGAAAACAGATGTGATCAGCCTGCAAGAAATTGGATTCGCAGATACCGGAATAGAATATACAAAGCCTTCCCTGGATGCGAAGATTATAGATTCATACCATCAAAACCGTGATTATCCTGCATTAGATCATACTACTCATCTTGGGATTGCCCTTCGGTTCGGGACAATTTCTCTCAGAAAATGCGTTCAGTTTGCCCAAAAACATAGTGAAACATGGCTGAATGAACTGATTTGGAGAGAATTTTTTATGCAGATCTTATTTCATTTTCCTTATGTCGTCAATGATTGTTTTAAAAAGAAATATGAGAATATTGAATGGAGAAATGATGAAAATGAATTTAAGTTATGGTGCGAAGGAAAAACAGGCTATCCTATTGTAGATGCCGGAATGCGGGAGCTCAATCAAACCGGATTTATGCATAACAGGGTAAGGATGATTGTCGCCAGTTTTCTTACCAAGCATTTACTGATCGACTGGAGATGGGGAGAAGCCTATTTTGCAGAAAAACTTTTAGACTATGACCTTTCAGCAAATAACGGAAACTGGCAATGGGCAGCTGGATGCGGGTGTGATGCGGCTCCATATTTTAGAATATTCAATCCCGAAGAGCAAACCAAAAAATT